The sequence GTCCAGATCTGATTCCGGTAGTTATCGATGAGAGTTGGATTGAGGAGATCAGAAGCACTCTTCCTGAACTGCCAGATGCGAGAAAAGAACGCTTTGTAAATGAGTACGAATTGCCCGAGTATGATGCAGTAATTCTCACAGCCTCACGGGATTTAGCAGATTATTTTGAGGAAGCTGTCAAAAATTGCGGGAAGGCAAAGAAGGTTTCAAACTGGATAATGACAGAGATGCTGCGCGAGTTGAAGGGAGAAGATGTTACTGCTTGCAACGTCAAGGCCAAGCAGTTGGGGGCTCTGTTGAAAATGGTGGATGATGGGACCATATCAGGGAAAATAGCCAAAACGGTGTTTCTTGAAATGATGGAATCCGGGAAGGATCCTGAGACCGTAGTTAAAGAGAAAAATCTTATACAAGTTTCAGATACAGGCGAGTTACGGGGCATTGTTCAGGAAATTATTGCAGCCAATCCCTCTCAGACTGAAGATTACAAAGGCGGAAAGACAAAGCTTATGGGGTACTTTGTTGGTCAGCTGATGCAGAAGACAAAAGGTAAGGCGAACCCTAAAATTGCCAATGAATTATTTTCTGAAGAATTAACCAAATAGGAGGTTGGACTGGGGGCAATGGAGAAGGAGGATTGGCAGAGAAAGGGGGCAGGACATAGACAGCGTCTCCGCGACCGATTCCTTGACCGGGGGCTTGATGGATTTAGCGATAAAGAAATTCTGGAACTGCTCCTTTCCTTTGGGACTCCCAGAAGTGATTGTAAAGAACCAGCGCGGAGAGCTCTGAAACAGTTTGGATCACTTGCTGCCGTACTCGAAACACCACTTGCCGGATTGCAGGAAATAACGGGTATTGGGCCCAAAAACGGTTTTGCTGTTCATTTTATTCAGGCAGTGGCCAGGCGTTACCTGAGGGATCGGCTTCAGGGGAAACGCTATCTCACCTCCTCTGCTGACGTGCGGGATTACCTCCTCCACGCGCTGCGTGGCCTCAAAAAAGAGGTCCTCTGTGTCATTTACCTTGATTCGTCACACGCTATTCTCGACACGGAAACCGTGGCTGAAGGTACCATTAACGTCAACACCGTCTACCCGCGAGAACTTATAAAAAAGGCTTTGCAGCGCAATGCTGCAGCTCTCATCATAGCGCACAATCATCCCTCTGGTTCAATTGTTCCATCATCACAGGATATGCAGCTTACAAGAACGCTCTCCTTACTTGGAGGTATGATGCAGATCCGTCTCCTTGATCATATCATTATAGGTGATGACAGTTTTTCCTTTGCTGATAATGGTCTGATGGCGGAGATCCATGATGCGTGCCGGGAGACAATGGAACGTCTTCATTCCAGCAAAGTATGACCTCATCGCTCTATATTCACATTCCTTTTTGTTCAGCCAAGTGCAGTTACTGCTCATTTAACTCGTATGCGGGCCTGGAGGGCCTGCAGTCACGTTATGTTGAATGCCTATGTGCCGAGATGGAAAATGTTGCATCATCGGGGGGCGTGGAGTCCCTCAAGACGGTATTTTTGGGAGGAGGAACACCATCTGTTTTACCTGGCGATTTGTCAGGTAA comes from Desulfocapsa sulfexigens DSM 10523 and encodes:
- the radC gene encoding RadC family protein; its protein translation is MEKEDWQRKGAGHRQRLRDRFLDRGLDGFSDKEILELLLSFGTPRSDCKEPARRALKQFGSLAAVLETPLAGLQEITGIGPKNGFAVHFIQAVARRYLRDRLQGKRYLTSSADVRDYLLHALRGLKKEVLCVIYLDSSHAILDTETVAEGTINVNTVYPRELIKKALQRNAAALIIAHNHPSGSIVPSSQDMQLTRTLSLLGGMMQIRLLDHIIIGDDSFSFADNGLMAEIHDACRETMERLHSSKV